TAATTTGTAGATTCAGAGGATGTGCAAAGAAAGACTCCAAAAgaagcaacacagaaacagagcaAGTGGAGGAAGGGAGCAGGGAAATAAAGCGTCTGCCTTCACCGAgagccaaaaagaaaacctggGGACACACGCAGGTCAGCGGCCCAGCGGCGTGAGGGCGGACAGGGCGCGCCTCCTACCTGGGTCATGAAGTAGCGCGTATCCCAGGCGTGCAGCTGTCCATCAAAGACAAAACCTCGCTTCTCACACTCCTTctgcttcagctgcagcaggatgGAGCGCTCCTCCTCACCCAGAGGCTTCAGCTTCCTGGACAGGTCCTCTGAGACAGAGACAGGGGACAGACATGAGACCCTTACATGATGTAGAAAACATTGGGAAATATGTACAAGATATACGATATAGTTAGATATCACCATAACATTGGTACTAATCTGAGCGCATCTCTGATTGGCCGGTGTTGCAGCTCTGCTGGGCTCACCCAGGAAGCTGGCCACCTTCTTGGCAGACTTGGCCATGTTCATCTCCAGGACGAAGTCAGCgtgggtgctgaagcccagcaGGGAACTCTTCTGAGCTCGCAGCTTCACCAGCTCCTTCAGGATCACCGAGTTCTCCTGGAAACACACAGCtggggaggtcagaggtcaaaccaCGGTGGAGCAGGCCAGCCCAGCCCCGGGGAGAACAGACCTCCTTGCAGCGGGAGTTGAAAGCCTCCTCCAGCTTCCTGCGGGTTTCTGGAACAAAGCATTTCTTCATGGTGGGGAAGTAGTGAGGATACTTGAGCGTGATCTTCAGCTGGTCGCCGTCCTGATCCAGAGAGCTCAGGAAGTCCTCAGGGAGCCCACCTGGTGGTCCCACACAACCACACCAGTTCAGACTGGGAGCATCATGGAAAACTGTCCAGAACCTCCAGATTCAGTCAGTCCAGTGATAAATGTTGTGACTTTGTGGTAGGACAATGGAGGCTCTGGACCAtgtggaggttctggttctggttctggagcagGACTTACCCAGCTGCTCCCGGGTGAAGCTCAGGCAGGTGGTGTCCTCGTTCAGGTTCTTGTTGAAGTCGATGCTCAAGTTGCTCAGCTTCTTCTTGATGCTCTTGATCTCctggaaggagaagaagaacgATGGAGGAGGCTGTTAGAGCAACATGTTCTCCAGAACCTCAGCAGAGCCCGCTCAGTCCAGAACCTGCTTCAGCAGGTGTGAAAacagtcaggttaaagtggaGAGAGAAGGAAGCAGCGCCACCTGTTGGGTCTCGGTGGGCAGGTGCAGGCCGTTCCTCCGGCCCAGCTTGATCAGTCGCTCCATGTAGCGGCGAGCCTCCGGAGCGATGCTGGTGCCCTCCGTCTTCTTCTGCAGAGATGAACAAACATCACTCACCATGCCACTCTGAGAGTCAGAGGTCAACTGAAGCTCCCGGCCATGACATCAGCTCACCTGCAGGGCGACGATCCTCAGGTAGACGTCCTCCCTCATGCTCATCTCCACGTCGAACTCGGACAGGCGCTTATCAGCTTCGGTGCTGGCTGCCCGGACGTCCTTACAGGGAGAAACGTGCTGGGGGAAGTCCAGCGTGTTCCTCTGGACTGAGGCACGGGCGGAGTCACAGCGGAGGGGGCGGGGCCAGAGCAGAGGGGCGGGGCCACCGCAGGAGAGAAAACAGACCTTTAACCTTCAATCAGACCAACTTTACTTGATGAATGTTTCCTGGAGCTCAGGAGTCGTTTGGTTCTCCAGAGACCAGCAGGATCGTCTCCATCCGCAGAACTTCTGGCCTCCACTAGAGGGAGCTCCCGCCTCAGGTGTCCTGAAATAATAATGGACCAGTCTGGATCGGGTTCTGACATGACCCGGTCTGgacccatttctttttttttacccctccagggggtctttttgtgggctctagtgtcccttttacaaaagtaggctgacaggaaacggggaaggagaggagggaagacatgcggcaaatgtcgccgggtccgggagtcgaaccagcgacggccgcgtcgaggactgaaggcctcaaAATACGGGTCGCGCAAACCGCttcgccaccacggcacgccctggtCTGGACCCATTTCTAAGCTGGACTGGTTTGGAGAAAAAGACAATCTTCACTTTTACTTTGTTATATGACTGTTAAAttaaaagacttttattttggaataaatGAAAGCAGGCTGGTGGAACGGACCAATCAGGAGCTGGAGATGTTTTCATGGAGaacaaagctgctgctggttcagCTGCTTTGTCTGCAAACTGCTGATGGGATTTGAACCATCGCTCTGATTCAGGCTCTGCTGACTCAGCTCCACCAGAGACAAAGCAGGAGATCCCCAGGTGACCCCTGACCCCAGCAGAGAGCTCCATCCCTCCCAGACACCTTTTGAGCAGAGGAAGCTGGTTGtggtgtgacctctgacccccaggGGACTCACCAGTGTACTCCACCTCCACGTCGGCCAGCGCCTTCAGCGTGTTCTCCATGGTAACGGCGTCCAGCTCCAGCCGGCCCACACCGTCGTAAACCTCCTTAGTGTTTTGGATCAGGTCGTCGGAGCGCTGCCGGATCTGCTCCGGGCTCAGGTCCCAGCGCAGACGGTTCTCTACGCAGACTGCCGCCGGGCTGCCGAACGCCACTTCACCTGGACACACGGAGAGGTGAGCACGTCTGtgagaaagtattcacaccctacTGGTCATGTTGGATCCACTCCACATGTCAAACGCTCAAAACGGCTCCAATCGCGCCACACCAGACACTCGAAACATGCTGCAACGTTCCTCGAAGTGCCTCCACcgagactttgaatgtaaaccagacatATCTAAGGccgctcagccaatcagaagccagAACATAAAGGCACCAAAGTCACATGACCCCACATGGTCCCTACATTTAAcactttctttagtttttttagtttagtgttttgtttttattcactttgttttggtaaattagcaacattaaaagaagaatacattaattttaatgggaagcaaaagaaaaatgaatagaaGATAAAATCTGAATCTCTCCACACCAAATCAATGCAACAACTGAGGAAGGGCTGATTAtgaacaacaaatatatttatttaaatattaagaaGTTTCATTCATTGCTGAGAATTTGTCTAAATCTGGTTCCACTTAAAgagtgcaaaaagaaaaattataaaacataagtaGGGTTAATCCTCTGGGAGATTTTAGCAAATATACTACTTTTGTGTACtttctttcttaattttgtGAATTATGATTTATGAAGCAATATGAAGTAATTTCctgttaattatatttttatcaacaccatcagattttaataaaacaacaatgaaaatcAGGCAGCTCCATGGTCAGCTACATTCTTGAGGACCCTTCTCCAATCCGCCAGAGGTTCATAAAAACCTTCTGCAAGTTTAATGTCctgaatacaatttttaaaagtaagctCATTTTATTATTGCAGCAATCATAATGTATCAACAACATTTAgttcaaacttatttttaattactgcataaatatatgaataataagtggaggtcagaggtcaagcaACATGGTTGCAGTAAATAATATCTTCTTCATTTTAGaccaaaacatctgtttttctgtttactaAAACCTCCAGATCATTTTTAGTGTGGTTTGAATATTTCTAATGATCATAACTGTTGGTTCAGATATTAGATATTAATACTGCTGTTGTGACCTaattacaatattatttatgtatattccCATATATAATCTGTTAGGTTGCTTAGCAACGCTTTATGATCGTCGAGCAGAAAACGTTTCCTTCACTGTGAGATGAAGGTGATGATGCGGTTTGTTCAGTTATTCTGGATCAGATGTGAACAGGAAACAGAGTGCAGGCTGAACCGGTCCCTGCAGCCGGACGagtgttgccatggaaacatcAAATACCATCTTCATCATGGCAACAGAAATATGTTCTTTaatattgttgatttattaaagaacatattaataaaagaaCTCTGTCAACAGACTTAATATGTTTATAAGTATTTTAATCAGGCATCGACACAGCCACCTATCTGATCTATAGATTTCAACCAGGTGACCTAGATCACCTGAACAAGAAGAATGAATgtttaattaacttttattaatgTAAATGAAAGTTAAATGTATGTTAAGACTAAATGTGCTGATTATGTTTGGTTAATAATAATGtattaatttcttaattattcAATTTGCAATCACATTTTCATGTataactttttttcattttatactGCATATGGTTCTATTTGTATTTACTAATATTTGCAGCTTGGATGGAGTAGTTTGTCagcaaataagcaatttcccttgggggatcaataaagtatattctattaaTTTAATAGGACAGACTGACTATTAGGATGGAAATAATTTAGAGTCAGAATTTACATTAACCTAATCTAATGGtataaaatgaaatcagttaGAAAACTGTCCTGTTCTGGATCATTAATATCATTTAAATTCAtatcttttctgtttaataacatttattgttcagatgtttgtcatttcattcattcattgatGAACTACACTTTTACCTAATAATTCCAGGCTTAGCTACATAACATCGCTAATCTTTGTAATActtattgataaaataattgtgttttattccaGATGTGATTAAAGAAGCTCTGATTGGACCTGATCACCTCATAATCAActaataatcaataatctgaCAGGCTTAGCAGACCGGAGCTACTGATGAGTCAGTTAGCTCCCACTGTTAGCAACATGCTACACAGATCggaaagtttaaattaaattaaaacaaattaccgGAAATAACTAAAGATATAATAACTTCTTTATCGATCTGATTCACCACAAAACCGACACCGGTACAGAACCAGCGTGCTGCAGGTGAGCTCTGAACACATGTCACAGGTGTTAGCATGATGCTAACTGTCAGCTAGCTCCCGCAGGTTGAAGCCGCTAGGCTGAAATCCCTACAGAAAAACGCTTTTTACCGCAAACTGCTCCCGGTGCCGTGAAACCGGCCCGCAGCCACTCACCTGTCGGCCCCATGCTTCACAGAAAGGATcaggttcggttcggttcgggtGGCTCAATGAAGGCAGACTCGGCGGATAGGGATTAAAGAGGGAAGCGTCATTTCCGATCAGaggtttcacaataaaagcagatgaTCCAGTAcgaaaatttttaatttttaattcagaaaaacggagatttaaagcagaaaatctaAAGCATGGCTCAGCAGGAAGAACacagttatgttttattattacttgAGTTCTACTGGAACCCAGTGACTTCCACTCAGACCCAACAGGTCCGGTTCTGACTGGTTTTCTTCCCAACTAATGAAGCGGGTTTTAGTTTATCTGGCCCTAAGATGAATGTGGCGCCCCCTGCTGATCAAATCGATATGACACCATAAGTCTGAAACAAAGTCTGGATTTGCGCTTATTTCCATTAGAACCCGATATCTGTCTGGATCCGTCGCTTCAGCACATTtatctggttctgctgcagaagGAATCCGGATCCAGGTTCACACTGGTCAGTCCGGTACCAGCATGCAGACATGCTCCTGTCAGTGGTTCATATACTGAACCATGGATTTGTTCAGGCTGAGCTTACCtgcaggaggagggtcttagtgctgtcaatcatcctcattcactcactgctaaatgtgctaatggtggagaaacaacttatcattacaggaaaaatgtttatctgctgtaattgatagctatgctaactagtctgagcattcacaacaggctgcaCCAGCTGCAGCAtagggatgagcagccacatgagattgtgattgacagcactaaaactctcctgtctctgattggttgtttctagaaagaactgggagaaagcagaggaaatagatttttcacagattatctctcatgctatactgtcacaacataatgagttttaacaaatatgtcaaaatatattttttataaaagtgacaaactgcagctttaatttcactagGAGAGGAGAGAAGGCGGGTCAGGAGGgactagagctgctgctgactgactcacctGTTATTATagttcaatatatgaatatgttgccaatttctttccttaattcattaaatgttagtgaaatggaggcaagcagcctgtagctaagctaactatgctaaatggttgataatcagtctacccacctctcagagaaaaactgggttataaattgacactcttgttttttctctctctctgtctctattttttgaaaacctaactttattatatttcttagcagcatagtaaCAGCCACAGCCGTTCCTGTTTTCcactgtctgctgctgaacacctgAAGCTCCAAGCAGGAAGAAACCATTTCCTGCAGATCCAGGAGGTTCAGGGTGAATATGTGCATTTTGGTCTGGGAGGGagaacatttgatttttactgctaaaaacaatcttagaaaacacaatatgactCATTTTGTTattgacagggccccaattttttgttatttctatgaaaataaataaataaattgtggagggcccTCTGTTGGTTAGGGGCCCTCCACATTAGGAATTGTCCTATATTTCCCCCCAATATGGCGCCCCTGCAATCAGCACACCACtaattttaatcaataatatctACCAAGAAGAAATCATTCTAAtttgaactaaactaaactgaaacagTAGCAGCCCAACCTACACACAAAAGGGACAAAGATAGACAAGCACCTTAAGTAgccaaacaataaaataagtggCTTTTACTTCCTCAGAAGTGAAATCAGTCAACGGCGCTCTGTGTGTCACTCCCTCTAAAAAGGATGTCGCCTTCAGAAATGAAGGGGAGgaatcagaaacaaaaccaagacCAGTGTTAAGGATCATACCTCTGATCTCCTCAGCAATCTACCTGCTGGGTGCTGATTACCTGCCTCCATAACGAGTCAGGTAATCAGTCAAGTCAGGTTTCATGCTCTGTAACAGCGTCTTCCATATATGGGTAACAGGAAGAGTGCGCAGGAACATACTTCCAGGGACAAAATGCCCCGGCTACACATGTATTCGTGTCGCCTGCAGATACACAAACCAGATAGTGGAAGCGAACTAGTGAAATATCAATACTGCTGTCTTAGCGCATTTCTACATAAAACACATCCACAAACtcctgaccaatcacacatcaCTTCGCATTTCCACCGGTTCAACCCAGAACCGTTGAGACGGACACCTTCGTGTAAACAAGAGGACAGATCTGGGAGAGTCGTCCCTGCAGTCGGACCGCCTAGCGAGTCCAGGGCTAAATATGGCGAGCTAGCCAGGAGTTCCTTTGTGAGAAGAGGCTCTGAGCTCGATTCTGTTGCTCAGGACACCAGAACTGgactttgaattttttatttttatttaaacagaagcCCTAAATATGACTTATTAACACCAACCAAATTTATTCCCTAGAGGTATTTTATGCTGCTACAAATACAGTGACTTAAGGAGCTTCTTCTGCTTtccagtttcttcttctgaataaaatcagcagGTGCACCTAAACGTTCTCTTCTCTGTGTTGCCTCATGTGAGCGGCCAGCTTGCCGCTCTGACTGAAGCCCTTTTGGCAGACTTTGCAGGAAAATGGCCGCTCGCCCGTGTGTGTGGCCATGTGGCCCGTCAGGCTCCGGTTCTCTGCAAAGCTCCTTCCACAGATGCAGCAGGAGAAGGGCTTCTCGCCCGTGTGGGTCCTGGCGTGAGCGGCCAGGTTGCGTCTGTCTGTGAAGGCCTTGTGGCAGATGTCGCAGGAGAACGGCCTCTCGCCTGTGTGCGTTCTGACGTGGGCAGTCAGGCTGCGGTTCTCGCTGAAGCTCTTTCCACACATTCGGCAGGAGTAGGGCTTCTCCCCGGTGTGGGTCCTCATGTGGGTGGTCAGGTGGCAACTGCGGGCGAAGCTCCGAGAGCAGATCTTGCAGGTGTACGGCTTCTCCCCGGTGTGGATCCGAATGTGGACCAGCAACTCGTCGCTCCTGATGAAGGCTTTGCCGCACACCTTGCACGTAAACGGCCGCTCACCGGTGTGGGTCCTCCGGTGGGCCGACAGGCCGCCGCTCTGGCTGAAGCTCTTCCCACAGACGTTGCACAGGTAGGGCCTCTCTCCTGTGTGGGTTCTCCTGTGGATGGTGAGGTGGCCGCTGGAGGTGAAGCTCTTCCCGCAAGTGTTGCAGGTGAAGGGCTTGTCGCCGATGTGGATCCTCATGTGGAAGGTGAGGTTGCTGCGCTGGCTGAAGCGCTTGCTGCAGGTCGGACAGGAGTAAGGTTTCTGACCCGTGTGGGTTCTGATGTGAACCAGCATGTTGTCGTACTTGATGAAGTTCTTCCCGCAGACCTGGCAGGAGTACGGCCGCTCGCCTGAGTGGATCCGGCGATGAGCCCTCATGTTGTAACTCTGagtgaaatgttttccacaCACGTCACACTGAGAGGGTTTTCTATTCGGGTCAGAACCAGCCCCAGCCTCAGAATTGGCAGACGTTCCTACCCCGTCAGGTTCCTTCTCTGCTTCTTCATCACCTCCTTTCTGATCCACCTTCTCAGCTTCTGCAGAGCTTTGGGACCGagcctggttctgctctggttctggttcgtCTGGGTCCGTTTCCTGCTTCAGCCCcagctcctcttcatcctcactGATGTGCACTTCTACATATTCATCTTTGTCCAGCTCAGGCTCTGATTCCTCCTGTTCTTCTTTAATCTGTGGGAGTTCTGGTTCCTCTGGGTCCAGACCGGAGCTCATCTTGTCTAGAACCCGCCTGCAGGTGGAGGTCTGCGGGAGAACTGGAGGAGAAACAGagatcagagaagaagaagaacggagatgctgctctgctgcagaaCCCAGCAAAGACGACGAGattaaatgctaataaaaaacataaaaacaatgaaatccATCCGAGGTCAAACAGTCACATTTGGTCTGTTTAAATAAGTCAAGCCCTTATTAATATGACTGTATTAATAAGACATGACTGGACTCCACCGATCAGTAAAAACTGGTTTTGAAGCTTTAAATCAGGAATCCATGAGTTTTATAAAATCTAACGGTTCAATGAGAGCAATAATGTTTAGAAGAAATCTGTCAGCGAAAATAACATTTCGGATAATACGGCCATCTGAGTTCATCGTGGCCACAATGAATCTTAACTGAAGTTTTTATGTTCTGTCACGTCTGTTGGTTCTCttgtaaaaaagattttttatctCAATGGGAATTTCCTGGTGagataaaagttatttttatattcttgtcATAAGACATCACAGCTGGACGAACCgacattaataacatgttactaataaatattcagctgctgctgctgtcatttctattttattcaaatttaacgTCTCTGGATTTCAGgttgttttaacttttattagaaattcatCACTAATATTTTGGCTGAAATATCAGAACATGTCTCTGTTCATCAGAATTAGTCCGACAGTAAACACGAGctaatcatttcatttcttaGATATCTGGAGCCAAAgttctgctgtggttctggCTCTGGAAACGGACCGGTGATCCGTCCAGAACCAGCAGTAAACAACCCCCTGATTTGTCGCTGCTGGGTGTTTGTTCGGGTCGGGTTCTGAAGGACCGCCTGGGTCCGATGTGGTTCTGATGTTCTACTAAAGCCCAGATATCAACAGAGGCGGTTCTGACTGGTGACCCAGTGGAACCGGGTCTGAGGAGCAGAACTTACTAACCCATAATCCTGGTACCAGCTACCAGGTCGGATTGATGAGAAAAGTCCAGATTCTGTCCCACTTTGGTTCAGTTTCATAAATTCAGAAAGATTTGGTTCATGTAACCCGAGAGCAGAACgttctctggttctggttccgttTACTGGACCTCTCAGGGGACCATCAGAACCATCCTGTGCTGAAACAGAACCTGGTTCCGAGCTTTACCAGGCCGCCCGCTCCCCCAGCCGGACCTACCTGCGGGGTTCGGCTCGGTTCGGGGTCTCCAGGTGAGGTCCAGCAGTCTCCGCTGCCGGTCGATCTCCTCCTCGTACTGGACGATGGTTTTTTCCAGCTGGGTGAAgatttcttcagcagcagcagttagtcTCTCTCTGATAAACTCTCTCAGAGGCTCAACGGAACACATTGTtgctgaacagaaccagaacctcctggACACGCTCATAACAAGCTAACCATGCTAACGGGGCTAGCGGGCTGGCTGTGAGTCGCTtcactgccccctgctggactgGAGTGAAACGgctggaaaaatgtaaacaacacaaactgaac
The Xiphophorus couchianus unplaced genomic scaffold, X_couchianus-1.0 Scaffold1000102, whole genome shotgun sequence DNA segment above includes these coding regions:
- the LOC114141386 gene encoding zinc finger protein 501-like → MSVSRRFWFCSATMCSVEPLREFIRERLTAAAEEIFTQLEKTIVQYEEEIDRQRRLLDLTWRPRTEPNPAVLPQTSTCRRVLDKMSSGLDPEEPELPQIKEEQEESEPELDKDEYVEVHISEDEEELGLKQETDPDEPEPEQNQARSQSSAEAEKVDQKGGDEEAEKEPDGVGTSANSEAGAGSDPNRKPSQCDVCGKHFTQSYNMRAHRRIHSGERPYSCQVCGKNFIKYDNMLVHIRTHTGQKPYSCPTCSKRFSQRSNLTFHMRIHIGDKPFTCNTCGKSFTSSGHLTIHRRTHTGERPYLCNVCGKSFSQSGGLSAHRRTHTGERPFTCKVCGKAFIRSDELLVHIRIHTGEKPYTCKICSRSFARSCHLTTHMRTHTGEKPYSCRMCGKSFSENRSLTAHVRTHTGERPFSCDICHKAFTDRRNLAAHARTHTGEKPFSCCICGRSFAENRSLTGHMATHTGERPFSCKVCQKGFSQSGKLAAHMRQHREENV